The genomic DNA GCGAGCCCACGGACGAACATCGACCCGACCGCGGTGACCATGACCGCCAGCGTGATGATGCCGCCGATACTGATCGAGATCGCAGTGTCGGTCCGGGCTTCTTTCATCGCTTTATCGACGGGCATATCGCCCCAGTTCTCTTGGACCAGACTGGCCTGCAAAAAGAGGTTGTAGGGGACCACCGTGGTCCCAATCAGAGCGATCGTCGTCAGCAACGCCCCGGTCGGAATCGAGGGGATAAACATGCCCTGGAAGAGCTCGCCGATGTTGGGCCGGACGATGACCGCGGTGACGACAAAGAGCAGCGCCAAGATCGCGACCATCGCGATGAGCACTTTCTCGATGACCTTGTAGCTGCCGGTCCACAGCAACCCGAACAGCGTGGCGACCAGCACGACCACGATAATACGAATGTCGATGTCAATGACGTTGGTGATGGCTAGTGCGGTCCCGGAGGTGTCACCGCCTGCGTAGGAGGCACCACCGATGCCGATGGCCGCGATAACGAGGATGACCATGAGCGTCCGGGCCGCCGGATTCGTAAATACAGAGCGCATCACTTCGCCCAGGCTGCGCCGAGTACTCAGCCCAAGTCGGGCGGTCATCTCCTGGAGAATGATCGTCGCGATGATTGAAAACACGATCGCCCAGGCCAGCGCATAACCGTAGCTGGCGCCGGTGACAATCGATGTGGTGATCGTGCCGGGTCCGATAAACGACGCGGCAATAATCAGACCGGGACCGAACCGTGAACCGGTCCGTTTGCCTGAGCTCTCGGATCGTGCGGCGTGCGAACCGCTGGTAGGTGTTGCCTCACTATCGGACATCGAGACCCCTCCCGAATCGCAGGACCGGCGTCCGGGACATTCCGGACCACCTAGCAAAGAAACTAATGTAGGAGCAGGCCGCTGCACTATAGCTGAGCTGCGGCTCTTAGTCATCGAATTTCAAGGAGATCCTATGTTCATCCGTTCTATCGACGACGTCCCAAAAATTGAGTGGGGTCAGGGCACCAGCCAGCGCATTCTGACCAAAAAAGACGGCATGGGATTTGCTGTTGCACACACCGTGGTGCGCAAGGGCACCGAGGCCGCCCTGCAGTATCGTCACCACCTCGAGGCCTGTTATTGCATCGGTGGGAGGGGTTATGTGCTCACCGCTGACCGTCAGACCCGTTTCGAAATCACCCCTGGAGTCATCTACGTACTAGACGAACACGATGCCCACTACCTGCAGGGCGGCGAGGATGAGGACCTGATTCTGGTGTCCATTTTCAACCCGCCGATCAACGGCGACGAAGCACACGAACTCGTCGAAGGTGGATTCTCCTCCTACGGCCCGACCGAGGACTGAACTGGGGGCTAGTGGCCTTGGAAGGCTTCGGCCAACCACCACGCGCCGCCGTCGTTGGCGATTTTAGCGTCAATCACCAGCGGGGCAGTAGGCGAAGAGTCCAACCACTCACGCATCGGTGCTAGATCTGCGACCTCGCGTACCGTGATGCCGTCGGCGCCGAAGCCGCGGGCGATCGCGGCGATGTCAGTGTCCGGGAAGACGACATTATCCATGGTGTCGCCGGTGAAGTGGTGGACTTCCGCCCCGTAGGCGGCGTCATTGTAGACCAGCACGACCAGCGGGATCCGGTAGCGCACGGCGG from Enteractinococcus fodinae includes the following:
- a CDS encoding Nramp family divalent metal transporter gives rise to the protein MSDSEATPTSGSHAARSESSGKRTGSRFGPGLIIAASFIGPGTITTSIVTGASYGYALAWAIVFSIIATIILQEMTARLGLSTRRSLGEVMRSVFTNPAARTLMVILVIAAIGIGGASYAGGDTSGTALAITNVIDIDIRIIVVVLVATLFGLLWTGSYKVIEKVLIAMVAILALLFVVTAVIVRPNIGELFQGMFIPSIPTGALLTTIALIGTTVVPYNLFLQASLVQENWGDMPVDKAMKEARTDTAISISIGGIITLAVMVTAVGSMFVRGLAAEEGSDLAEALRPLLGDAAPWVFALGLFAAGFTSALAGPLGAAYAITGVLGVSNDLRSTPSRIVWMSTLAVGGIIALTGFNPIQIIVIAQAANGLLLPIVAILLMIVMNNKRIMGKYTNGPVANILGWLIVAVVVFLAGYQFADIFGLLPN
- a CDS encoding ectoine synthase encodes the protein MFIRSIDDVPKIEWGQGTSQRILTKKDGMGFAVAHTVVRKGTEAALQYRHHLEACYCIGGRGYVLTADRQTRFEITPGVIYVLDEHDAHYLQGGEDEDLILVSIFNPPINGDEAHELVEGGFSSYGPTED